The following proteins are encoded in a genomic region of Planococcus lenghuensis:
- a CDS encoding diguanylate cyclase domain-containing protein encodes MRGPFSERQLALLYDKTSDLVVYLEREGDTYTYRYLNPAAYQSLGGISPGSAVNTAGSCRMTEELRYHCNKALMTESISVFRTCSETMADRRSDETAVTPIKSQSGEFVLVVTRDITAQRETEEDQLLFHALIRHSVDPVIIVWQDETIYTMSSSFEKMFGIEKEAYDRKPLVSLPGITASDAEFIRKTLNEVQEGGESTSVPIRWQKADGMTANFLASCSPVREQKGVRAYFIALTEFTEKFQLKEDLKQTENILESYKKALNYSALVAISSPAGKLMYVNDNYVSLTGFTANELIGTSIAETDKRFLPETEVAAIAASIRTGEIWRGQIKQQTKAGGTFWTDTTIIPLTDAHGRTQQVLSIRFDITDKKLAESRLKRLAYTDSLTRLPNRRFLSKTFPALKQQADQSGSWIGVLYIDGDNFKEVNDLFGHETGDDFIFEFGQALKRSIRKKDLVGRIGGDEFLILLADVSPAEAAENLAEISRRIRENLSRGWRIAEQSFSPSASIGAAFYPNDGSTLEELFRSGDAALLEAKKQGKNRLVMYSDLHNTGLPGH; translated from the coding sequence TGTTTATCTGGAACGTGAAGGCGATACGTATACATACCGCTATCTGAATCCGGCTGCTTACCAGTCGCTCGGCGGTATCAGCCCAGGATCAGCGGTCAATACAGCCGGTTCTTGCCGGATGACGGAAGAGCTCCGTTATCATTGCAATAAAGCATTGATGACTGAATCCATTTCCGTTTTCCGGACATGCAGTGAAACCATGGCAGACAGAAGAAGCGATGAAACAGCCGTCACGCCGATTAAAAGCCAGTCAGGTGAATTTGTGCTGGTTGTAACGCGGGATATTACGGCTCAGAGAGAGACCGAAGAGGATCAGCTCTTATTTCATGCACTGATCCGGCATTCTGTCGATCCAGTCATCATTGTCTGGCAAGATGAAACGATTTATACAATGAGCAGCAGCTTTGAAAAGATGTTCGGCATTGAAAAAGAAGCATATGACCGTAAACCGCTCGTGTCACTTCCCGGTATTACAGCGAGCGATGCTGAATTTATCCGCAAAACGCTGAACGAGGTGCAGGAGGGCGGTGAAAGCACTTCAGTGCCGATCCGCTGGCAAAAAGCGGATGGCATGACCGCCAATTTCCTGGCCAGTTGCTCGCCAGTGCGCGAACAGAAAGGTGTCCGTGCTTACTTTATCGCTTTGACCGAGTTTACGGAGAAGTTTCAACTCAAAGAGGATTTGAAGCAGACTGAAAATATTCTGGAGAGTTATAAAAAAGCGCTGAATTACTCTGCTCTTGTTGCCATTTCAAGTCCGGCGGGCAAGTTGATGTATGTCAATGACAATTACGTCAGCCTGACCGGATTCACAGCAAACGAGCTGATAGGCACCAGCATAGCGGAAACGGATAAGCGTTTTCTGCCTGAGACAGAAGTGGCAGCCATTGCGGCGTCAATCAGAACAGGGGAAATCTGGCGCGGGCAGATCAAGCAGCAAACGAAAGCGGGCGGCACTTTTTGGACCGATACGACGATCATACCGCTGACGGATGCGCATGGACGGACGCAGCAAGTTCTGTCCATCCGTTTTGATATTACCGATAAGAAATTGGCGGAGTCCAGACTGAAACGCCTGGCCTACACGGACAGCCTCACCCGGCTGCCGAACCGCCGGTTTCTCTCGAAGACCTTCCCCGCCCTGAAGCAGCAGGCGGATCAGTCCGGCAGCTGGATTGGCGTCCTCTATATCGATGGGGATAACTTCAAGGAAGTGAATGATTTATTCGGCCACGAGACAGGCGATGACTTTATTTTTGAGTTTGGCCAGGCATTGAAGCGCAGTATCCGCAAAAAGGACCTGGTCGGCCGGATCGGCGGGGATGAGTTTCTGATTCTGCTGGCGGATGTCAGTCCGGCGGAAGCGGCAGAGAACTTGGCGGAAATCAGCCGGCGTATCAGAGAGAATCTGTCGCGCGGCTGGCGGATCGCTGAGCAGTCATTTTCGCCCAGCGCATCGATTGGTGCCGCCTTTTATCCGAATGACGGAAGCACGTTAGAAGAACTGTTCCGCAGCGGGGATGCGGCATTGCTGGAAGCCAAAAAACAAGGAAAAAACCGGCTGGTCATGTATTCCGATCTGCATAATACCGGTTTGCCCGGCCATTAA